The following coding sequences lie in one Vitis vinifera cultivar Pinot Noir 40024 chromosome 19, ASM3070453v1 genomic window:
- the LOC100254999 gene encoding ABC transporter C family member 3 — MVGFEAMVTYPGTGFLLNPVFLRVFSASLHLVLLLLLFVSWVCKRIKGGAPENCKRTRFLYYKQTFACCQGLSLLNLLLCFLNYFYWYRNGWSDERLVTLLDLVLRTLAWGAVCVYLHTQFIGSVEPKFPFLLRVWWGFYFSISCYFLVLDIVKKHQSLRIQYLVPDIVYVITGLFLCYSGFLGKNQGEESILREPLLNGSTSISRVESNKSKGEATVTPFSKAGFFSLLTFSWIGPLIAEGNKKTLDLEDVPQLDTSNSVAGVFPAFSNKLQCDSGGSSGVTTLKLVKALIFACWAEILLTAFLVLVKTLASYVGPYLIDTFVQYLNGRREFKNEGYLLAMAFFVAKLVERLSVRHWFFRLQQVGIRIRAVLITMIYNKGLTLSCQSKQGHSTGEIINFMSVDAERIGDFSWYMHDPWMVIVQVTLALLILYKNLGLASVAAFFATVIVMLTNVPLGKWQEKFQDKLMESKDKRMKATSEILRNMRILKLQGWEMKFLSKIVDLRKNETGWLKKYLYTSAVTTFVFWGAPTFVSVATFGTCMLLGIPLESGKILSSLATFRILQEPIYSLPDLISMIAQTKVSLDRIASFLRLDDLPSDVIERLPKGSSDTAIEIVDGNFSWDLSSPNPTLKDINLRVCRGMRVAVCGTVGSGKSSLLSCMLGEVPKISGILKLCGTKAYVAQSPWIQSGKIEENILFGKEMERERYERVLDACSLKKDLEVLSFGDQTVIGEWGINMSGGQKQRIQIARALYQNADIYLFDDPFSAVDAHTGTHLFKECLLGLSGSKTVIYVTHQVEFLPAADLILVMKDGRVTQAGKYNEILNSGTDFMELVGAHKKALLALNSVEAGSLSEKLSILEDSDNIGGTSEVVEKEENRGGQNGKAEEIDGPKGQLVQEEEREKGKVGLWVYWKYIRTAYGGALVPFILLSQILFQLLQIGSNYWMAWASPVSDDVKPAVRGSTLIIVYVALAVGSSFCVLSRAMLLVTAGYKTATILFNKMHLCVFRAPMSFFDATPSGRILNRASADQSTIDTTMPMQVGAFAFQLIQLLGIIAVMSQVAWQVFIVFIPVIATCIWYQQYYIPSARELSRLAGVCKAPVIQHFSETIAGSMTIRSFDQESRFRDTNMKLVDGYLRPKFNIAGAMEWLCFRLDMLSSVTFAFSLVFLISVPEGVIDPGIAGLAMTYGLNLNMIQARVIWNLCNMENKIISVERILQYTSIPSEPPLVTEENRLACSWPSHGEVDIQDLQVRYAPHMPLVLRGLTCTFLGGMKTGIVGRTGSGKSTLIQTLFRIVEPAAGQIMIDGTNISSIGLNDLRTRLSIIPQDPTMFEGTVRSNLDPLEEHSDEQIWEALDKCQLGDEVRKKEGKLDSAVIENGENWSMGQRQLVCLGRVLLKKSKVLVLDEATASVDTATDNLIQQTLRQHFVDSTVITIAHRITSVLDSDKVLLLDHGLIEEYDTPTRLLENKSSSFAKLVAEYTVRSHSNLENAGDI; from the exons ATGGTGGGATTCGAAGCCATGGTTACGTATCCTGGTACCGGTTTTCTGCTAAACCCCGTCTTTTTACGTGTATTTTCTGCCTCATTGCATCTAGTTTTGTTGCTTCTCCTGTTTGTATCATGGGTGTGCAAGAGAATCAAGGGGGGTGCTCCTGAAAATTGTAAGAGGACTAGGTTTTTGTACTATAAGCAAACGTTTGCTTGCTGTCAGGGTCTGTCGCTGTTGAATTTGTTGTTGTGTTTTTTGAACTACTTTTATTGGTATAGAAATGGCTGGTCTGATGAAAGGCTGGTGACCCTTTTGGATTTAGTGCTCAGAACACTTGCCTGGGGAGCAGTCTGTGTATATTTGCACACTCAATTCATTGGTTCTGTTGAACCAAAGTTCCCATTTTTGTTAAGAGTTTGGTGGGGATTTTACTTCTCCATCTCATGTTATTTCCTTGTTCTAGATATTGTCAAGAAACACCAGTCCCTACGAATTCAATATTTGGTGCCCGATATTGTCTACGTCATAACTGGTCTGTTCTTGTGCTACTCGGGGTTTTTGGGAAAGAATCAAGGCGAGGAATCGATTCTTAGGGAACCCCTTTTGAATGGTAGTACCAGTATAAGTAGAGTGGAGTCCAATAAATCCAAGGGGGAAGCAACTGTGACCCCCTTTTCAAAAGCTGGTTTTTTTAGCCTTCTTACTTTCTCTTGGATCGGTCCCTTGATTGCTGAGGGTAACAAGAAAACATTAGACCTTGAGGATGTTCCTCAGCTTGATACCAGCAACAGCGTTGCGGGGGTCTTTCCAGCATTTAGTAATAAGCTCCAGTGTGATAGTGGTGGAAGTAGTGGAGTGACCACGCTTAAGCTGGTGAAAGCATTGATCTTTGCATGCTGGGCAGAAATCCTATTGACGGCTTTCTTGGTACTTGTAAAGACATTAGCATCTTATGTTGGGCCCTATCTTATTGATACCTTCGTTCAATATCTCAATGGGCGGAGGGAATTCAAAAATGAAGGCTATCTTTTGGCTATGGCTTTTTTTGTTGCGAAGCTTGTTGAGCGCCTTTCAGTGAGGCACTGGTTCTTTAGATTGCAGCAGGTTGGAATTAGGATCAGAGCAGTACTGATCACAATGATCTACAACAAGGGTTTGACTCTTTCCTGCCAGTCAAAGCAGGGTCATTCTACTGGGGAGATCATTAATTTTATGTCTGTTGATGCGGAGAGAATTGGGGATTTCAGTTGGTATATGCATGATCCATGGATGGTGATTGTGCAAGTTACTTTAGCCTTGCTAATCTTGTATAAAAACCTGGGCCTTGCTTCAGTTGCAGCTTTCTTTGCAACTGTAATTGTTATGTTGACAAATGTTCCACTAGGGAAATGGCAAGAGAAGTTTCAGGACAAGTTGATGGAATCAAAAGATAAAAGGATGAAGGCAACATCCGAGATCTTAAGAAACATGAGGATTCTCAAGCTTCAGGGATGGGAGATGAAGTTTTTGTCCAAAATTGTAGACCTTCGGAAGAATGAGACAGGGTGGTTGAAAAAATATCTTTACACTTCAGCCGTGACCACTTTTGTTTTCTGGGGAGCCCCAACATTTGTGTCTGTGGCCACCTTTGGAACTTGCATGCTTCTAGGGATCCCGCTTGAATCAGGGAAGATCTTATCTTCACTTGCAACATTCAGGATACTTCAAGAACCCATCTACAGTCTTCCTGACCTAATCTCAATGATAGCTCAGACTAAAGTTTCCCTTGACAGAATTGCATCCTTTCTTCGTCTGGATGACCTGCCGAGTGATGTTATCGAGAGGCTTCCAAAAGGTAGTTCTGATACAGCAATTGAGATAGTGGATGGGAATTTCTCTTGGGATTTATCTTCCCCTAATCCAACACTGAAGGATATTAATTTGCGGGTGTGCCGTGGCATGAGGGTTGCTGTTTGTGGTACTGTAGGCTCAGGCAAGTCAAGCTTACTATCTTGTATGTTGGGAGAAGTGCCTAAGATATCTGGTATCCTTAAGCTGTGTGGAACAAAGGCCTATGTTGCTCAGTCTCCTTGGATACAGAGTGGCAAGATAGAAGAGAACATCTTGTTTGGTAAGGAGATGGAAAGAGAAAGGTATGAAAGGGTCCTTGATGCATGTTCCTTAAAGAAGGACCTGGAGGTTCTCTCATTTGGTGATCAGACAGTAATAGGTGAGTGGGGAATCAATATGAGTGGTGGCCAGAAGCAAAGAATACAGATTGCACGTGCGCTCTACCAAAATGCTGATATTTATCTGTTTGATGACCCCTTCAGTGCCGTGGATGCTCATACAGGAACCCATCTctttaag GAATGTTTGCTGGGTCTCTCGGGTTCGAAAACAGTGATTTATGTTACACATCAAGTAGAGTTCTTACCTGCTGCTGATCTCATACTG GTCATGAAAGATGGAAGGGTTACACAAGCAGGAAAGTACAATGAAATTCTCAACTCTGGAACTGATTTTATGGAACTTGTTGGTGCACATAAGAAAGCTTTGTTAGCACTCAATTCTGTAGAGGCAGGGTCACTTTCAGAAAAATTAAGTATCCTTGAGGATAGTGATAATATTGGTGGTACTTCTGAAGTagttgaaaaagaagaaaacagaggTGGCCAAAATGGTAAAGCAGAGGAGATAGATGGACCAAAAGGTCAGCTTGTTCAagaagaggagagagagaaaggtaaAGTTGGGCTATGGGTTTATTGGAAATACATCAGGACAGCATATGGAGGAGCTCTTGTGCCCTTTATATTGTTGTCACAGATTCTCTTTCAGCTGCTTCAGATTGGAAGCAATTATTGGATGGCTTGGGCAAGTCCCGTGTCAGATGATGTGAAACCTGCAGTTAGAGGTTCTACTCTCATAATTGTTTATGTAGCTTTGGCTGTTGGAAGTTCTTTTTGCGTCCTTTCCAGAGCCATGCTTCTTGTAACAGCTGGTTACAAGACAGCTACTATACTCTTCAATAAAATGCATTTGTGCGTCTTCCGTGCCCCAATGTCATTCTTTGATGCCACCCCAAGTGGGCGAATTCTAAACAGA GCTTCTGCAGACCAAAGTACGATCGATACAACCATGCCAATGCAAGTTGGGGCATTTGCCTTCCAATTGATTCAGCTCCTGGGAATTATTGCAGTTATGTCACAGGTTGCATGGCAGGTTTTCATTGTCTTTATTCCTGTGATTGCAACCTGCATCTGGTATCAG CAATATTACATACCTTCAGCACGAGAACTGTCAAGATTGGCTGGAGTATGCAAAGCTCCAGTAATTCAACATTTTTCTGAAACTATAGCAGGATCTATGACCATCAGAAGCTTTGATCAAGAATCTAGATTCAGGGATACAAACATGAAATTGGTAGATGGGTATTTACGGCCCAAGTTCAACATTGCTGGTGCAATGGAATGGCTGTGCTTCCGCTTGGATATGCTATCTTCTGTTACATTTGccttctctttggttttcttaaTCTCTGTTCCAGAGGGAGTAATTGATCCTG GTATTGCGGGCCTAGCAATGACATATGGACTTAATTTGAACATGATACAAGCTAGGGTAATATGGAATCTTTGCAATATGgagaataaaattatatcaGTTGAGAGAATACTTCAATACACTTCCATTCCAAGCGAGCCTCCTCTTGTCACAGAAGAAAACAGGCTAGCATGTTCTTGGCCTTCACATGGAGAAGTTGATATTCAGGATTTGCAG GTCCGCTATGCCCCACACATGCCACTTGTATTGAGAGGTCTCACATGCACTTTCCTGGGAGGAATGAAGACTGGCATTGTAGGGCGAACTGGCAGTGGTAAATCAACCCTCATACAGACCCTCTTTCGAATTGTTGAACCTGCCGCTGGTCAGATTATGATAGATGGTACCAACATCTCTTCTATTGGACTAAATGATTTGCGGACTAGACTAAGCATTATCCCTCAGGATCCAACCATGTTTGAAGGGACTGTACGGAGCAACCTTGACCCACTTGAAGAGCACTCAGATGAACAGATTTGGGAG GCTCTGGATAAGTGCCAGCTTGGAGATGAAGTCaggaagaaagaaggaaagCTAGATTCTGCAG TTATTGAGAATGGAGAGAATTGGAGCATGGGTCAGAGGCAACTGGTTTGTCTTGGCAGAGTTCTACTGAAGAAAAGCAAGGTCTTAGTGCTTGATGAAGCTACTGCATCAGTTGATACAGCCACGGATAATCTGATTCAGCAAACCCTTAGACAACACTTTGTCGATTCCACAGTCATAACCATTGCACATCGAATTACTTCTGTTCTTGATAGTGACAAGGTTCTACTTCTGGATCATG GGCTTATTGAGGAATACGATACCCCCACCAGATTGCTAGAGAACAAGTCGTCATCTTTTGCAAAGCTTGTAGCAGAGTACACTGTGAGGTCACATTCTAATCTTGAAAATGCGGGTGATATCTGA